One Pelagicoccus enzymogenes DNA segment encodes these proteins:
- a CDS encoding sulfatase, producing MPLHATPRNAKPNVLLIVVDDLGWKDLSVQGSEFYETPNIDQLAADGVRFMNGYASCQVCSPSRASLMTGQYPARMKTTDWFGAKAGTDWKRNTKLLPAEYIERLDPDRITVAEAFKEAGYSTFFAGKWHLGKDESDWPEHHGYEINVGGHDKGSPPGGFFSPHNNPRMEDRDPGEYLPLRLADETANFILSSGDKPFFATLCFYAVHAPLQTTHELWEKYRNKAKSMPQPASRLEVERRRPIRVVQDNPIYGGLVEGMDAAVGRVLDALEAAGQSENTIVLFTSDHGGVSSGDNWATSNLPLRGGKGYQWEGGLRVPFIVSWPGKIQPSVNLDTPVIGTGVYPTLLELAGLPARPEEHVDGTSIVPALRGGRIPERPLFWHYPHYGNQGGDPSSVVQLKGWKLIRYHEGDPDELFYLPDDPMESRDLAQRYPEKARELRGILDHWLEDVEAEFPTLNPDFDEVAFAREQVRKVEVMLPMREKQAAEILEPDWSPDATWWGSETVD from the coding sequence ATGCCCCTCCATGCCACCCCTCGGAATGCGAAGCCGAATGTGCTTCTGATCGTGGTCGATGATCTAGGTTGGAAGGACCTATCGGTACAGGGGAGCGAGTTCTACGAGACGCCGAATATTGACCAGTTGGCAGCGGACGGGGTGCGCTTCATGAATGGATACGCTTCCTGTCAGGTTTGCAGTCCCTCGCGAGCAAGCCTTATGACTGGGCAGTATCCAGCCCGCATGAAAACAACCGACTGGTTCGGGGCCAAGGCGGGAACGGATTGGAAGCGAAATACCAAGCTCTTGCCAGCCGAGTACATCGAACGGCTCGACCCTGATCGCATCACGGTAGCGGAGGCTTTCAAGGAAGCGGGGTATTCAACTTTTTTCGCCGGAAAATGGCACCTAGGGAAAGACGAGTCCGATTGGCCCGAGCACCACGGTTATGAGATAAATGTGGGAGGCCACGACAAAGGCTCTCCCCCAGGGGGATTTTTCTCTCCTCACAACAACCCGCGAATGGAGGACCGCGACCCCGGCGAGTACCTGCCGTTGCGATTAGCGGACGAAACGGCGAATTTTATTTTGAGCAGCGGAGACAAACCGTTTTTTGCCACGCTCTGTTTCTATGCAGTCCATGCTCCACTCCAAACGACCCATGAGCTTTGGGAGAAGTACCGCAATAAGGCGAAGTCCATGCCGCAGCCAGCGAGTCGCTTGGAAGTCGAGCGTCGCAGGCCGATTCGCGTGGTGCAGGACAATCCCATCTACGGAGGATTGGTCGAGGGCATGGACGCAGCTGTCGGTCGCGTGCTCGATGCGCTCGAAGCGGCGGGTCAGTCGGAGAATACCATCGTGCTTTTTACCTCCGATCACGGAGGCGTCTCATCGGGAGATAACTGGGCGACCTCCAACTTGCCCTTGCGAGGAGGCAAAGGCTACCAGTGGGAGGGCGGACTGCGCGTGCCTTTCATCGTTTCATGGCCCGGAAAGATTCAACCGAGTGTAAATTTGGATACACCAGTGATTGGTACTGGTGTCTATCCGACTCTTCTTGAGTTGGCTGGGCTGCCGGCTAGACCCGAGGAGCATGTCGATGGCACGAGTATCGTGCCCGCTCTGCGTGGGGGGCGGATTCCCGAGCGTCCGCTGTTCTGGCATTATCCGCATTACGGCAACCAAGGTGGCGATCCCAGTTCGGTGGTGCAGCTGAAGGGGTGGAAGCTCATCCGTTACCATGAGGGCGACCCGGACGAATTGTTCTACCTGCCCGATGACCCGATGGAGTCTAGAGATTTGGCCCAGCGCTATCCGGAAAAGGCCCGTGAGCTTCGTGGTATCTTGGACCATTGGTTGGAGGACGTGGAGGCTGAGTTCCCGACCCTCAATCCAGACTTTGACGAAGTAGCCTTTGCAAGGGAGCAGGTCAGAAAGGTCGAGGTAATGTTGCCGATGCGCGAAAAGCAAGCGGCGGAGATCCTAGAGCCCGACTGGAGTCCTGACGCGACTTGGTGGGGCAGCGAAACGGTCGATTAG
- a CDS encoding DUF5060 domain-containing protein, giving the protein MTLRSIVSTLLCALLVFVFSSSLNAGENVAIHLWEPVVLTFEGPEASETAHTFRNYRIDVSFRHGDRQVTAPGYFAADGDAANSGADSGNKWRVKFTPDATGEWSYKVSFREGPDIAISTDPKAGKAVKPIDGKSGTFEVLPTSVEAEGFFAKGQLRYVGEHYLQHQGTGEWFVKAGAGSPEDFLGYAGFDGTYDRGSNLPDDALGEDGLHNYAPHINDWREGDPTWGDGRGKGIIGALNYLAEKGCNTIYNVLITLNGDADTTWPWVDPIEYDEGKAPDFKYKRTKYKNLDVYDVSKLDQWDIVFSHMDRLGINHDTYLTENENTALLNGDQLGFETKLYFREMAARFSYHLSWRWNIGEEPHDVRPPEMSEWMAYLQTINIYNHPVGHHCSGKRELRYDVYDPQLGKDYMDAAFLQINEDYHLETLKYVTASREAGKKWVVPIDEPNRILPGNDDMARESFWKVMMAGGEGLGVYVAYQLSDYTDITIEDFRRMESVWEVLKHGVDFFQIPEINRELPKLTTQNELIRNGYCFADRGNTYIVWTKHAAAVDLDLSDVEGTYSVKWYDPINGGGLQTTENTEVKGGKPVYFGTPPTGHNEWIVVVQRVD; this is encoded by the coding sequence ATGACGCTTCGTTCAATCGTTTCGACCCTTCTTTGCGCGCTCCTTGTATTTGTTTTTTCCAGCTCTCTCAACGCTGGCGAAAACGTGGCGATCCATCTGTGGGAACCTGTTGTGCTTACCTTTGAAGGCCCGGAGGCTTCGGAAACCGCGCATACCTTCCGCAACTATCGTATCGACGTAAGCTTTCGTCACGGAGACCGTCAGGTTACCGCTCCGGGCTATTTCGCGGCGGATGGGGATGCAGCGAACAGCGGCGCGGATTCCGGAAACAAGTGGCGGGTGAAGTTCACTCCGGACGCTACCGGAGAATGGAGCTACAAGGTTTCGTTCCGGGAGGGCCCGGACATCGCGATAAGCACAGACCCCAAAGCGGGAAAAGCAGTCAAGCCGATCGATGGTAAGAGCGGAACCTTCGAGGTGCTACCCACTTCAGTGGAAGCGGAAGGCTTCTTTGCCAAAGGGCAGTTGCGTTATGTCGGCGAGCACTACTTGCAGCATCAAGGAACTGGCGAATGGTTCGTTAAAGCGGGAGCGGGAAGTCCGGAAGATTTCCTAGGGTATGCAGGATTCGACGGCACTTACGATCGTGGCAGCAACCTGCCAGACGATGCTTTAGGCGAGGATGGGTTGCACAATTACGCTCCCCACATCAACGACTGGCGGGAAGGCGATCCCACTTGGGGAGACGGGCGCGGCAAGGGAATCATCGGAGCCCTCAATTACCTAGCCGAGAAAGGCTGCAACACGATCTACAACGTACTGATCACCTTGAACGGGGACGCGGACACGACTTGGCCATGGGTCGACCCCATCGAGTATGACGAAGGCAAGGCTCCCGATTTTAAGTATAAGCGGACCAAATACAAGAACCTAGACGTGTACGACGTCTCCAAGCTGGACCAGTGGGACATTGTTTTCAGTCACATGGATCGGCTGGGCATCAACCACGACACTTACCTGACGGAAAACGAGAACACGGCATTGCTGAATGGGGATCAGCTTGGTTTTGAAACGAAGCTCTACTTCCGCGAGATGGCTGCTCGCTTTTCGTATCACCTCAGCTGGCGTTGGAATATAGGGGAAGAGCCGCACGACGTGCGCCCCCCGGAAATGAGCGAGTGGATGGCCTACCTGCAGACAATCAACATCTATAATCACCCAGTAGGGCACCACTGCAGCGGGAAGCGCGAGCTGCGTTACGACGTCTACGACCCGCAGCTTGGCAAGGACTACATGGATGCGGCCTTCCTACAGATTAACGAAGACTATCATCTGGAAACGCTTAAGTACGTAACGGCATCGCGAGAAGCGGGCAAGAAATGGGTTGTTCCCATCGATGAGCCGAATCGTATCCTTCCTGGAAACGACGACATGGCTCGCGAAAGTTTTTGGAAGGTCATGATGGCTGGCGGTGAGGGGCTGGGCGTTTATGTCGCGTATCAGTTGAGCGACTACACTGACATTACGATCGAAGATTTCCGCCGCATGGAATCGGTTTGGGAGGTGCTCAAGCATGGAGTCGATTTCTTCCAAATTCCCGAGATCAATCGCGAGCTGCCAAAGCTCACGACCCAGAACGAACTCATTCGCAACGGCTATTGTTTCGCAGATAGAGGTAACACCTACATCGTTTGGACCAAGCACGCGGCAGCGGTTGACCTCGACTTAAGCGACGTCGAGGGTACGTATTCCGTTAAGTGGTACGATCCTATCAATGGAGGGGGGCTGCAGACGACGGAGAATACGGAAGTAAAGGGCGGCAAGCCGGTCTACTTCGGAACGCCGCCGACCGGCCACAACGAGTGGATTGTGGTGGTGCAGAGGGTGGACTGA
- a CDS encoding glycoside hydrolase family 88 protein — MIDNSWTDDAWKALVKKVEKTSLVIGDRFPSMTDENGKYTYTEDLWRWVTGFWPGLLWLIYEDTKHEPFAKIALSCENQMDQALNEYVNLHHDVGFMWQLTSIKRYTMTGDPEARRRALIAASHLASRFNIAGNFLSAWNKNGLNDSDPRGLSIIDSMMNLPLLHWASEETGDPRFRHVAVAHTETVIENFIRDDFSVNHMVEFDPFTGEKIKVQSGQGQSTTSAWSRGTSWAVHGMALAYKYTQEPRYLEVGKKVSDFFISELPEDNVPHWDFRVPRDDDTPRDTSAGACAASGMILLSSFLEGEESDKYLGAATAIIKSTYENYGNWDNDSDGIIHGGTFNRPADIGIDVSLIYGDYYYVEALSKLRALNASNQLRVAGALS, encoded by the coding sequence ATGATCGACAACAGTTGGACAGACGATGCATGGAAAGCATTGGTAAAAAAGGTAGAGAAGACGAGCCTCGTCATCGGCGACAGATTCCCGTCCATGACAGACGAGAACGGCAAGTACACCTACACCGAGGACCTCTGGCGCTGGGTAACAGGTTTTTGGCCGGGACTCCTCTGGTTGATCTACGAGGACACCAAGCACGAGCCTTTCGCCAAGATTGCCCTGAGCTGCGAGAACCAGATGGACCAAGCGCTCAACGAGTACGTCAATCTACACCACGACGTCGGCTTCATGTGGCAACTCACCTCCATCAAACGCTACACGATGACGGGTGACCCAGAAGCAAGGCGTCGCGCCTTGATTGCCGCCAGCCACCTGGCCAGCCGATTCAACATAGCAGGTAACTTCCTGTCCGCGTGGAACAAAAACGGCCTAAACGATTCGGATCCGCGCGGCCTCAGCATCATCGACAGCATGATGAACCTTCCCCTGCTTCACTGGGCCTCGGAGGAAACCGGAGACCCTCGTTTCCGTCATGTAGCCGTCGCTCACACCGAAACCGTGATCGAAAACTTCATCCGGGACGACTTTTCCGTGAATCACATGGTCGAGTTCGATCCCTTCACCGGCGAAAAGATCAAGGTGCAAAGCGGTCAGGGCCAATCCACGACCTCCGCTTGGTCTCGAGGAACTTCATGGGCAGTCCATGGCATGGCCCTCGCCTACAAATACACCCAAGAACCCCGCTATCTAGAAGTAGGCAAGAAAGTGTCCGATTTCTTTATCAGCGAATTGCCGGAAGACAACGTTCCGCACTGGGATTTCCGCGTGCCGCGCGATGACGATACCCCTCGCGACACGTCAGCTGGAGCCTGCGCGGCAAGTGGCATGATCTTGCTCTCTTCCTTTCTGGAAGGCGAGGAGTCGGACAAATACCTCGGAGCCGCGACCGCTATTATCAAGTCTACCTACGAGAATTACGGGAACTGGGACAACGACAGCGACGGCATCATCCACGGTGGAACTTTCAATCGCCCTGCCGATATCGGCATCGACGTCTCGCTCATCTACGGCGACTACTACTACGTTGAAGCTCTCTCGAAGCTCCGTGCCCTCAACGCCTCGAATCAACTGCGAGTGGCCGGCGCCCTGAGCTAA
- a CDS encoding sulfatase encodes MKRISILRLILILCGFVAFISSSPAAPPKSPNILFIAVDDLNDWVIPFGGHEQAITPNLQRLAERSTRFTNAHCQAPLCGPSRASVFTGLLPSTSGIYLHVKDNEIVPENGAPQRPEFLTHLLARHGYKTLGAGKLLHQGAGGNLLQDYAGFKDFGPYPEKPMNYDADRTSTDWGAFPERNDQMPDHAVADYAIGALSQNHDAPFFLGVGINRPHVPWHVPQEWFDKFDLDTIELPPYLASDWDDLPEISKLIHEAPPTPSTEWMIENGKWKEVVQAYLACVAYADYEIGRVLDALEKSSYAENTIVVLWSDHGYHLGEKNIVTKMTLWEESTRVPLLISGPGIPQNAICRRPVGLIDLYPTLLNLIGIDIPDTLDGRSLKPLLDNPQAAWDHPVITIWGRNNVAVRDERYRYIRYEDGSEELYDRSLDPNEFDNVAANPQHTELKNRLAKHIPQNQSKVLPINFHQWNPYWIEVVRKAQGGGN; translated from the coding sequence ATGAAACGTATCAGCATCCTACGCCTCATTCTTATTCTCTGCGGATTCGTCGCATTCATCAGCTCGTCACCCGCAGCTCCCCCAAAATCTCCCAACATACTCTTCATCGCAGTCGACGACCTGAACGACTGGGTCATTCCGTTTGGCGGGCATGAGCAAGCCATCACTCCCAACCTTCAAAGACTCGCCGAGCGCAGCACTCGCTTCACCAACGCCCACTGCCAGGCCCCGCTTTGCGGTCCCTCGCGAGCTTCTGTATTCACTGGGTTACTACCCTCCACTAGTGGCATCTACTTGCATGTGAAGGATAATGAAATCGTTCCCGAAAACGGAGCCCCGCAACGTCCTGAATTTCTCACCCACCTGCTCGCTCGCCATGGATACAAAACTTTAGGAGCCGGCAAACTGCTCCATCAGGGAGCTGGCGGAAACCTGCTTCAAGACTATGCAGGCTTCAAGGACTTCGGCCCTTATCCTGAGAAGCCCATGAACTACGACGCCGACAGAACATCCACTGATTGGGGAGCGTTTCCTGAGCGCAACGATCAAATGCCCGACCACGCCGTTGCCGACTATGCAATCGGAGCGCTTTCCCAAAATCACGATGCACCCTTTTTCCTTGGTGTAGGCATCAATCGACCCCACGTCCCTTGGCACGTGCCTCAAGAGTGGTTCGACAAGTTCGACCTCGATACCATCGAACTCCCACCCTACCTCGCAAGCGACTGGGACGACCTTCCGGAAATCAGTAAACTCATCCACGAAGCCCCGCCAACTCCATCTACGGAATGGATGATAGAAAACGGAAAATGGAAAGAGGTCGTGCAGGCCTATCTGGCGTGCGTGGCCTATGCGGACTACGAGATCGGGCGCGTGTTGGACGCCCTGGAGAAGAGCTCCTACGCAGAGAATACCATCGTCGTCCTCTGGTCAGATCACGGGTATCACCTTGGAGAAAAGAACATCGTAACCAAGATGACGCTCTGGGAAGAGTCTACCCGGGTCCCTCTTCTCATCTCCGGTCCTGGCATTCCCCAAAACGCGATTTGCCGTCGCCCCGTAGGGCTAATCGACCTCTACCCGACCTTGCTGAACTTAATCGGTATCGACATACCCGATACGCTTGACGGTCGCAGCCTGAAGCCGCTGCTCGACAACCCGCAGGCGGCGTGGGACCACCCCGTCATCACAATCTGGGGACGAAACAATGTCGCCGTGCGCGACGAGCGTTACCGCTACATCCGCTACGAGGACGGTTCCGAAGAGCTCTACGACCGCTCCCTCGACCCTAACGAGTTCGACAACGTCGCTGCAAATCCACAGCACACAGAGCTGAAGAATAGATTAGCGAAGCATATTCCACAAAATCAAAGCAAGGTCCTACCCATCAATTTCCACCAATGGAACCCCTATTGGATCGAAGTAGTGCGCAAGGCCCAAGGAGGAGGAAACTAG
- a CDS encoding DUF1961 family protein, translating into MKLKLPLLASLLFSQLPAQAENPGANAFYASSQDLPWKKVFQYSGTDDWTEDWFLDGLKADLRPSEKGLIFQAGHVRDDHASHAVLWTKREFQGDILVQYDYTRLDTVNWAVNILYLHAQGNGEDIFSRDIYQWREYREIPYMRHYFDNMNLLHISYAALGNDDDSSSEQYIHARRYPTGPNRTFPQTGLGERQPVGGFIIPGVTYEITAVKIGERLLFSVKPKGKDEEKRRSFIWDTSALDPVTQGRIGLRHMWTRSARYADFRVSELGE; encoded by the coding sequence ATGAAGCTGAAACTCCCCCTGCTTGCTTCCCTGCTCTTTTCCCAACTGCCTGCCCAAGCGGAGAACCCCGGTGCCAACGCATTCTACGCGTCCTCCCAAGACTTGCCATGGAAGAAAGTCTTCCAATACTCAGGCACCGACGACTGGACAGAAGACTGGTTTCTAGACGGCCTCAAAGCCGACCTAAGACCCAGCGAAAAGGGTCTCATCTTCCAAGCAGGCCACGTCCGCGACGACCATGCCTCCCACGCCGTACTCTGGACCAAGCGCGAATTCCAAGGTGACATTCTCGTGCAATACGACTACACCAGATTGGATACTGTCAACTGGGCCGTGAACATCCTCTACCTGCACGCCCAAGGAAACGGTGAAGACATTTTCTCTCGAGACATCTACCAGTGGAGAGAGTATCGAGAAATTCCTTACATGCGGCACTACTTCGACAACATGAACTTGCTGCACATCAGCTACGCTGCCCTCGGGAACGATGACGACTCGTCAAGTGAGCAGTACATACATGCCCGTCGCTATCCCACCGGCCCCAACCGTACCTTCCCACAAACAGGCCTAGGCGAGCGGCAACCCGTGGGCGGGTTCATAATCCCAGGCGTCACTTACGAAATCACCGCGGTAAAGATAGGCGAACGACTTCTCTTCTCCGTGAAGCCCAAGGGTAAAGACGAAGAGAAACGTCGTAGTTTCATCTGGGATACGAGCGCATTAGATCCTGTCACCCAAGGACGTATCGGACTCCGCCATATGTGGACCCGCTCCGCCCGCTACGCGGATTTTCGCGTCTCCGAGCTAGGAGAATAG
- a CDS encoding gluconate 5-dehydrogenase — MSIIQELFDLSGKVALVTGGTHGIGMAIGKVLAKAGAQLCVNDLSDEKLEECKAEYAKEGIDVYTLNFNVCSEEQVDRGISQIEKDVGPIDILVNNAGIIKRIPILDMPIKDFEQVIDVDLVAPLIVAKRVAPGMIERRAGKIINMCSMMSVYGRQNVSAYAAAKGGLKLLTENMTCEWAKYGLQVNGIGPGYIATSQTAPIREGGHPFNDLVMTRTPANRWGEPEDVANAALFLASNAAQFVNGHILYVDGGILANFGYVKGENEI, encoded by the coding sequence ATGAGCATCATTCAAGAACTATTCGACCTTTCGGGGAAAGTAGCACTCGTCACAGGCGGCACCCATGGCATCGGCATGGCCATCGGCAAGGTTTTGGCCAAAGCGGGCGCTCAGCTTTGCGTCAACGACTTGAGCGACGAAAAGCTCGAAGAATGCAAGGCCGAGTACGCCAAGGAAGGAATCGATGTCTACACCTTAAACTTCAACGTCTGCAGCGAAGAGCAAGTCGACAGAGGCATTAGCCAAATCGAAAAGGACGTCGGCCCCATCGACATCCTAGTGAACAATGCAGGCATCATCAAGCGTATCCCAATTTTGGATATGCCGATCAAGGACTTCGAGCAAGTGATCGACGTCGACCTAGTGGCACCGCTCATCGTAGCCAAGCGAGTGGCTCCTGGCATGATCGAGCGCCGGGCCGGCAAAATCATCAACATGTGCTCGATGATGAGCGTATACGGTCGTCAAAACGTTTCCGCGTACGCAGCAGCAAAAGGCGGCTTGAAGTTGCTCACCGAAAACATGACTTGCGAGTGGGCAAAATACGGACTGCAGGTCAACGGCATCGGCCCCGGCTATATCGCGACCTCCCAAACCGCTCCCATCCGCGAAGGCGGGCATCCCTTCAATGACTTGGTAATGACTCGCACCCCTGCCAACCGCTGGGGAGAGCCGGAAGACGTTGCAAACGCAGCTCTCTTCCTCGCCTCCAACGCGGCCCAATTCGTCAACGGCCACATCCTGTACGTCGACGGCGGCATCTTGGCGAACTTCGGCTACGTCAAGGGCGAGAACGAAATCTAG
- a CDS encoding glycoside hydrolase family 88 protein codes for MSKDHPAINAALEQALKIVRHNVEHYYDRFQHVSENDVYPKEENKVWTMGFYPGELYLAYLNTKDEYYLSKREQILASFKSRCESGHMETHDIGFLYEMTAYYDYKATGDEQSKALFLAAADKLMARYNEKGGFIQAWGPMDPHADKTRIIIDCMMNLPHLYLASELTGDSKYREAAISHAKVSSKTLIRDDFSSYHTYWMDVQSGKPLHGATHQGHKDESTWARGQAWAVYGFYKSYVFTQDPSFLEIATKCADVYLANLPENDINYWDFDFTDETPDIRDSSATAIFVAGLVRLGRVLEGEKATTYQKASGDLLTILAQRYQNTDVYEGAGILREGMYHRDLGTAFVSWGDYYYLEALYAFLGLPSSSEEM; via the coding sequence ATGAGTAAAGACCATCCTGCTATAAACGCAGCCTTAGAACAGGCCCTGAAAATCGTTCGCCACAACGTCGAGCATTACTACGACCGCTTTCAGCACGTAAGCGAGAACGACGTTTATCCAAAGGAGGAAAACAAGGTTTGGACCATGGGATTTTATCCCGGCGAGCTCTACTTGGCCTACCTCAACACGAAAGACGAGTACTACCTATCTAAGCGTGAGCAGATCCTTGCGTCGTTCAAGTCTCGCTGCGAAAGCGGCCATATGGAGACCCACGACATCGGATTCCTGTACGAGATGACCGCCTACTACGACTACAAGGCTACTGGCGATGAGCAAAGTAAGGCGCTCTTCCTCGCCGCGGCGGACAAGCTGATGGCCCGTTACAACGAGAAAGGCGGCTTCATCCAAGCATGGGGACCGATGGACCCGCATGCCGACAAGACCCGTATCATCATCGACTGCATGATGAACCTGCCTCACCTCTACCTCGCGTCAGAGCTGACTGGGGATTCCAAATACAGAGAGGCTGCCATCTCGCACGCCAAAGTAAGCAGCAAGACCCTTATCCGCGACGACTTCTCAAGCTACCACACCTACTGGATGGACGTGCAAAGCGGGAAGCCCCTCCACGGAGCGACCCACCAAGGCCACAAAGACGAATCCACCTGGGCCCGCGGCCAAGCCTGGGCAGTCTACGGTTTCTACAAGAGCTACGTATTTACCCAAGACCCAAGCTTTCTCGAAATAGCAACCAAGTGCGCCGACGTCTACCTCGCCAACCTTCCAGAAAACGATATCAACTACTGGGACTTCGACTTCACCGACGAAACCCCAGACATACGCGACAGCTCCGCAACCGCAATCTTCGTCGCCGGACTGGTGCGCCTCGGCCGGGTACTGGAAGGAGAAAAGGCGACAACCTACCAGAAGGCATCAGGCGACCTCCTGACGATTCTCGCGCAACGCTATCAAAACACAGATGTGTACGAGGGCGCTGGAATTCTGCGAGAGGGTATGTACCATCGAGACCTCGGGACAGCATTCGTAAGCTGGGGAGATTACTACTACCTCGAGGCCCTCTATGCCTTCCTCGGTCTCCCCTCGTCGTCTGAGGAAATGTAA
- a CDS encoding LacI family DNA-binding transcriptional regulator codes for MADIAERAAVSRMTVSLALRNHPKISESTQVRVKEAAKELGYVPNPYLSVYGSHIRSAKQKKLQAQIAFLGYERIRETPNLSPSVMTLPEAIYFGAAQQCQRLGYGIERVLLDKNDISEKRMDQILMSRGILGVLLHRNFYEGKDWDLSWEKFSVAAIGSSNVPSAFHSVDCDRQEGMMRLLNEIHCLGYKRIGFAILEQQDKHQRHTNRSAVSDYQLQIPEKRRVPHLIEAQLTKKTFLQWVHKHRADVVIGGVAKMYDWLLEGGWNVPKQIGFVRPQLMPEQSSFSGICYDHTAIGAAGIDAIVGQINRNERGYSQQTRRILVSGEWQEGSSTRLMSKGRKRPVFHLA; via the coding sequence ATGGCGGATATCGCGGAGCGGGCAGCGGTTTCGCGCATGACGGTATCCCTTGCCTTAAGGAACCATCCTAAGATCAGCGAGAGCACTCAAGTAAGGGTGAAGGAGGCAGCTAAGGAACTGGGCTACGTCCCGAATCCGTATCTCTCTGTATACGGAAGCCACATACGTTCGGCGAAACAAAAAAAGCTGCAGGCTCAGATCGCTTTTCTGGGTTATGAGCGGATACGGGAAACGCCAAACCTCTCGCCCTCTGTGATGACTCTCCCTGAAGCCATCTATTTCGGGGCTGCTCAACAATGCCAGCGTTTGGGGTACGGGATCGAGCGGGTGCTGCTCGACAAAAACGATATCTCCGAGAAACGAATGGATCAAATTCTTATGAGCCGTGGTATCCTAGGCGTTTTACTGCATCGCAATTTCTACGAAGGAAAAGACTGGGATCTAAGTTGGGAGAAATTTTCGGTTGCCGCAATCGGTTCAAGCAATGTGCCAAGCGCCTTCCACTCCGTTGACTGTGATAGACAGGAAGGGATGATGCGACTGCTGAACGAGATTCACTGTCTCGGCTATAAACGCATCGGATTCGCCATATTGGAACAGCAGGACAAGCACCAGCGGCATACGAATCGGTCTGCCGTCAGCGACTATCAACTGCAGATTCCTGAAAAACGTAGGGTTCCCCACCTTATCGAAGCTCAATTGACGAAGAAAACGTTTTTGCAGTGGGTCCATAAACACCGAGCGGACGTCGTGATCGGTGGCGTGGCGAAAATGTATGATTGGTTGCTCGAAGGTGGTTGGAACGTACCCAAGCAGATTGGTTTCGTACGGCCGCAACTAATGCCTGAGCAATCTAGCTTTAGCGGCATTTGCTACGACCACACGGCGATCGGTGCGGCCGGGATTGATGCGATTGTAGGGCAGATAAACCGCAATGAACGCGGTTACTCGCAGCAAACGAGGCGTATCCTCGTCTCCGGAGAATGGCAGGAAGGATCCTCCACTCGCTTGATGAGTAAGGGGAGAAAGCGTCCCGTTTTCCATCTCGCGTAG